The genomic window GAGGACTCAGATGCAAAGAAGGTGAAGGCATTACCTCAGCAGAGACAGACAGTCCTGCATGTTATTACAGGTGTGAATTTAATTTACTTAATACATGTCTTGTTTGCCCTTTCTATAATTATATTGCAAGAATCCTAATCGGAGGATGGTTTTGTTTATTACAAAGAATGTTACTAGAAAGTATAAACCAGATTGTTCACAACCAGCGCTTAAGCCCTTGTGGGTGATGAACATGAACAAGGATCATGCTCATTGATGTCATGAACTTTTCATCTGTTGATACATGCCTATTATGATTGCATATACACATGGATATACATACTCATGAATGCATGGATCTACAATATAAATGCATGGTCATTTGACAAGAGGGAACCGCACAGTCTACATGGTACAGCAAATTGGAGGGTTATTTTAAATAAGTAGTTAAGTTACTGTTGGAAGATAATGTGCTGGTCCCTTTTTGGGACACTTGGTAAACATTGATGTGGTTTTATATTGTGAAGCATGAATTGTGCCGGACAAATGCATAACCAGTTTGCCAGGTATCAATTTTTGCCGCTGTAACAGGCCAGCATGAGTAATAGGTAAATAGTCCAGTGGGATGGTTGAATCATGCATCTTATATTGTCATGTTCAATTGTTGATATTTTCTGAAAATCGTGATCTATGTAGTTGTTTATTATGACTTGCATGATAATAGATGGTGTCGAAAATTTCATGTAATTTCCATCTCTTCCAGGGACTGGTAACCATAGTCGAGGACAAGCTTCACTTCCGACAGTGGTCAGAAGCTTTCTTATTGAAAATgggtaaatattatttctgttctGGTGAACAAAAAGGATTGATTCTAATTTATGAAGATGTATTGTCCTGCATTTCATATTTGGTTACCCAGTTACCAACAATTTTAATACTTTCTTGCAGATACCATTTTGATGATGCAAGACCTGGTGTAATTGCCATCCGCCCCAAGTTTCGCCACAAGTGAATTATGAGATCCTGTCATTGGTTGCGTGTGATGTCATAATTTGCAATCTATTTTGGTCCATGTATGCTCTTGTGCTTCTCTTGTTAGTGGAACCTTTGAATTATCATTGTACCCTATTCTTCTTGTAAATTATGGACTTAGGAATGAAGGCCATCGTGTTCATATTGAAAAGTCGTCCTTATAATCACAGGGGCAGTACagatccatataaaaataaaattgaaattttaGCATGAAGCAGAGTCAGGATGGAAAAAGATATGAATTAACAACAATTAACCTTGTGGACTTTGTGAAACATTTGTGTTCTCATTAATTGGGGTGTAACTTGTATAGCTGCGATTTCTCACTAGCTGATTAATTGGATAATCCGTGGAAAGGGCATAAGCAGTGTAGGGATTCACATATGTGGTGAGCTTCACATGTGTAAATATTTTATTGAGGTGGTTTATTGTTCATTTTGCCACCACAATTTACCTCTCTTATAGTTTGTTGCTTGTGAGTGGTGGTAAAGACAAAAATGTATTTGATTGTTGGACCTCACAAAAACTTCCCTAGCACCTGAACTGTTATCTTTTCTGTTTGAGATATCTTTTGAATTTAGTTTGCTAAATAACAAAAGGAAAGGTGACAAAGGAGGAACCGTGGAGCTTACATCTTCAAGCGTTCTAGTTCAAGCAAGATACTACCATGTTGTTTTCCTATCCGAGCTAGCTTTTAATCTTTGGAGCCATGTGTGATAGAAGTTTTAGTTACCCCAACTTCTGGCATTGTTTtgtgataatattttaaatcctGCTAGAATGGGTTCGTGTTGGTCATCCTATCTATCTTGTTTTTGTGAGAAATATGTTTGGGTTTTTGTGAGAAATATGTTTGGGATTTTTGTTGGACTcgagggaagaagaaaaaataaaaaaaataaaataattaaagaagatgaaaaagaaaagaaagaaaggaagaggagaaggaaagaaaagaagaaaagataaaagaaaggaaaggaagaaaaaagaaagaaaagacgaaaagggagaagaagaaaaagaaaggggaataagaaaagaaaagaaaggttgAGAGaggaaaaacaaagaaaataatgaagaaaaagaaaatgacagaaaaattaagaaataagaggtaaaggaaagaagaaaataaaaaaataaatgataaaaaaaatgagagagaaggtacTCATCACTCAACTGCATATCTATTTGCGATTCTAAGAagaactcaaatgaagaatccaacAATTTTAACACATATATCTTGGACCATTCAATAACAAACTCGCACGTCATTCAAGAAAATAAACTTCTTTTCATTTAAAACAGTAAAAGTTGTCAACTGATCAATCAAACTTAGATAATAATATAGTTTTTTTTACTAATAGATGATGTGTTGGTTTATTATTGGATGGCCCAATATATACATAGTAGGATCGTTCTGATCAATAACTTTTCATCCAGATCATGGTACAATAGAGGAGAGATATCAGTGCCAAACATGATGGGTCCATGGTCGCTAAACTCCTTGTGACACATAGGCCCAAAACTTTTTTGGGACCAGGTTTGGGCCCCAAAGCATATTCTTCCTAACAAGATGCTTGAGCTTTCAAAATTCTACTTGCAAGCTCTATGAAATCTGTCATGCCCAAAATTGGGATGGAAATATAGTTTCACATATAATAACTTACAAATGTAGTTAGCTACAATGTAATTTTTGAGAACTAGCATACGTATGAAGAAGCAAATAGTGCTGCTAATTGGATAGTCatatatatggtgaatcatagAGGATCTACTTTATGGAAGTCTACGGCTGATCTTCCATCCttgttatataatattttaatttctgattctcacatatatattttttcttatttaatcaaattatctgattcatcaaaaagaaaaaaaactacaCCTACTTGCACCCCCTGAGAAGTCTGTCATGAGCCATGCTGTGCTTTTGAATCCACTCGGCGGGTGGCGTTGCATATAATCTTGCCTTGTTGGTTGCTCTCCTAGTTCTAGTTATTGAGTACATAAACCTCTCCAAATTattgatttgatatcaaatagaacTACTCTCACCCGGGGCTTGAAACTACGTAGATCAAACTCTTTCACAGTTGCAACATTTGCTTAGCCATTCTAATGCTACACTGAAACTCTCAAACTATTGACCTTTCATGGTCACCGAGTGTCGACAGTTGCTTATCTATCCTAATGCCTAAACCTTAGCACTCAAGGCGTTTGTGCACCCAATTTTATTCAATCAACTCCATCTCTCAGCACTATAATCCCTTCAGCATAGAATAAAGATATACCCTTGTTACCATCAAGGTGGCAACCCACTAGAACGGGCCACTTACTTCTAACCAAATGATCCAAATTCGAGTCATGATGGGTGTCGGGCTTCGATTAAATATCAGTAGTACTGAAATGACATACTCATCCATTGGATCTTCTTATAGTGGGAAAGAAGCCGTCTATTCACCCAAATTCAATCTTAAATCGAGCATTTTCGAGTGGGGGTTGGAGCCCTACGGTcgctttaatcttttttttttttttgagacacAAAAAGACATGTAGCAGCCCTACTATAACAGAAAAGTGTAACAATgggattatataaataaaaaaatttaattaaatcaaaagatTAATGACAAAATTAGTTTTAGATATACTAGATTAATATTTATAAGACTTGTTTGGTTCGtgaaaagaggaggaaagaaaatatgatcaacagaaaataaaaaaatatctcatatttggttgaagtttttaaaaaataataataataaaataatttttttataaaaaataagttttttatattttatataaaaaaaaattcatatagaaCATGAGAAAGTTACTTTTCCATAAGAgaattgagataatttttttcaaaaatatccttAGGCTTTAAGATAGGATAAAGTCACATCTTTCTCTTATCAaggatataatatatattttatataatttttttagaaaaataaatattcaacCAAATGTAAACCATTCTTtagatatatcattttttttatgatcaactAAACATGCAAAAATCAATTTTCTAAACatcaattttttagaaaaaatatttcactGAGTAAAAATTTCTTTTACAAACCAACCAAATTTATAGGGGCAAAATTCCCACTCTATCACTttgtaaaaacaaaaaaaagcagGTTAAATCTCATCTATCcatgacaaaatcaaaatctaGTAATCAAAATCACATAAGAGGAATGCAAAATTCTTCGTATACCGCCTGTAGTGTAGAAAATTCGATGTGGAGTGCACCACCTCATCCGATTGGGTTACATAACCATCACTTTCCAATatgtatttaatatctataattctattttttcgtttgaaattttaaataataaaaatatctctctccttctaaaaaattatgacagTTTGTGCTACATCCTACgttgaaattatgacttcttgcataggatgtcataactTTTCTatcggatgtcataattttaatagaaatatttttatcatttaaaaattttataaattttttaataataaaaatattctttcctCTTGTGGCATCGTGTGAataaattatgacatcatatgtatgaaatcataatttcaatgtaggatgttataatttcgaaataagatatcataatttttttaaaaaaatattatttttatcatttaaaattttaaataaaaaaataaaattataaatattaaatatatattaaaaaataataattatatagtcCAATCAAATAAGGCGGTGGTATTCTACGTTAAATTTTTTCTTAGTACGTGCAGAGCATGTGCCAAACGCACGTTCTCTATGAAACGGACCGAGTCGCTCGTGGCGGTACCATCCCCAGAAGAAAAGACAAGTCGAATTCGATCAATTCGCCCATTAGAACTCCGGGCCGCACCATCGGGCATCAGTCGATCACCAAGAACGTGGAGAAGCGAGGCCGagcgagagcgagagagagagagatgacggTGGTTCTGAAGGGAGCCGGGGCGCCGAGGACGGTGCTGATAACTGGGGTGAGCCGCGGCCTCGGGAGGGCCCTCGCCCTAGAGCTGGCCAAGCGCGGACACACCATCATCGGGTTTGCCCGCTCCCAAGAAAAGATCGACGCCCTCCTCGCCGAGCTGCCCTCCGACGACCCCGCTCCCTCCTCCTCCCCTTCCAAACACCTCATCATCCAAGCCGACGTGGTAAGTCTTCCCAAATCTTTTCCTTCTCATCAATGTCTTCTCTGTCGCAGTTCCTGATTGTTGGTGCCTGATCATTAAAATTGAAATCATTCATTAAGGCTAAGTTCTTCCCCCCTTCCCCCTCCCCTTCTTtcgagttttgatgatattagttGAAGAATGATGAATTGTGTTGCTTTTGATCTtgatttgtagaggtcggatagcAGCATCAAGGAGTTGGCGAGGCTTGTCGTGGAGACGAGACGGGTGCCCGATATCATAGGTTTGTAAGCTCCCTTTCGAATGATTTGTTTCTTGCTTTTGTGACCTAACCTAGTATTagtaaatgtaaaaaaaaaaaaaaaatagaatggaGACGGAAAGGAAAGAGTGTCTTGTTTGGGTTTTAGGGTGTTCTCGGTTAGTTGTCAGTGTTTAAAAGGTCGAGTTATCTGTTGTTATTCTTTTTCATGGGAAATTTTGCAAATTAAATAtgccatattttgattgtttttgacGCATCGTGTGTACCATTTGCTTTTGATACATCTTGttcattttatgattttatttgataGTTTTGATATCTTCTCTGAAAATGGATGTTTGGACTTAAGTATTAGTTATCCATCTGAAAATTGTTGAAAACTAAATGATATCTACTAgtctttatcattttttttgtggGGGTGGGGGGCGTGTGGAGGGAATGGAAAAGATGATTCTGAAAGAAAAGCATTCGCTTGTGTATATGTACATTTTATGTTGTTGACTCCACTTGTATGATGCGTGTGAGCTTCCATAACATTTTTGAAGTATGCTGTTGTTTTAGACTGTACTGGTAGACGGCTCTCATTGTCGTGTTCTTTTCCGATCCTGTAAACTTAATCATATGAAGTTTATGATTATTTAGTGATCCTGGTTAATTTATTGAATTTGCTTCTAGTCAGAAAGCTATTCCAAAAATCTACTTTCCCAACTTTATTTTGTGACCTTGCTATATTTTGGCTTGTGCTGCCTTGATGGATGCGATGGGAAAACCTTGTTTGATTCATCATAATAGTCCTATTGAACACTGATGCactagaagagaaaaaaaatctcaatttAGTTTCaatttctatatgatatcaaaattttatgattcttaaatggatatggtGTTTTGGATAAAAACTTACTCTCGCTTGAGAGAAAGAAGGGCATTGTTTTGTGGAAACAAGTTCATTTTAAATGGTTGTTTAGTGATTTGTATCCCTACAAGTTTTGATGATTGCCCTGGTTTGCATCTTGCTTTCCTATTTTCATTGTTTAGTATTTCTTGTTCTTCACATTGATTTATCTCTTTAAAATGGTTTTCTTTGTTGGGTTAAATGAAGGAGACTATCATGTGCTTTGTTACTTTTTTAACTGAATGATTACTTTGCTTCCACTGCCACTACATTACCGAATAGCTGAAACAAGGGTGTACTTTTACAGTAAATAATGCAGGCAcaataaacaaaaataataaaatatgggaTGTATCAGCAGAGGAATTTGATATGGTGATAGACACTAACATTAAGGGTGTTGCAAATATACTTCGGAACTTCCTGCCAGTTATGATAGAAAAGAAGCGGGGAATTATTGTCAACACATCTTCTGGTTGGGGAAGATCAGCAGCTGCAGAGGTAATAAGATACTCTTAATGTGATTATGTTAAAAAGAATATTAATGTTTTTTTTCTTGTTCCATATTTAGTCTTTTATCTTATTTATGCTCTGAAATACACTGTTCTGGTACAGGTGGCACCCTATTGTGCTTCAAAATGGGCAATTGAGGGTCTGACACGGTCTGTTGCAAAAGAGCTGCCTCCTGGTGTGGCTGTTGTTGCACTTAGTCCTGGTGTTGTAAACACTGAAATGCTTGCCTCATGCTTTGGGAGTTCTTCTGCCCTGTATCAAACACCTGAATCATGGTACTTCTTTTCATTCATCCACatactacttttttttttttccttttttccaaCATATCACCTTTTATTGAGACGTCAACTCACAAAAATAGGGGCCTTGCTCagaatttattttcatattatcAAAGCATAGCTTTTGCTCGAGATGTAGACAAGACGTAGACAATGCATGTTGTGATCTTTCTTGCATATAGTTATTGCTCGCATTTTTATGCTTCATAGAAATTGGTTTCTTGGGGAGTACCAACAGAAATCCTTTAAGTTTGGTTCTTAATTTGTGAACTGTAGAGTCTATCCCTGCCCAGCACCCCAACTGCGGTGGTCGGTGGTGCAGATCGGATATGGTGATTGTGTTTATTTTCTAGCTTGATGCATAAAACTTTGGAAGTTAATTAACTTTTCTTGAGGAAGTTGTGTAGTTATCAAGCCATGAATACTCTTATTCCGGAATGTGACATCTTTTTTTGTTTAGTAGTTTGATTTAAAATGTCTAGGTTTTGTCTTATATCTCTGTGGTTCAACTTTCCAAATCAAAGTCTATAGAAAGAATTCAACTTGACAATAATAAAGCTTCAGCTTTTAAGGGAAGGCATTTGTATGCTTAAATTCTCTTGCAGCTTCACTAAGATATTGCTTGATAAATTGGTTCAGCCTTTGTTTAGGAACTAGCATAAGGAGATGTGAAATTCACATCAGACTAGATTGATGATGCTAGTGCAGATTCAGGGTTGTCTGTGTCTCTGTGATCTGAATCACAATATTACCAAAGAATGAAAGGTAAAGATTTTTGTAgacaatttaaattaaaaaaaataaagaactagATAATATATTTAGAATTATTCGTTAAGAGATCAAAAGTTTTCTGTCTTACAAAAGCTCATGTGATCCCAGAATGAAAAAATTGAGGCGGCATTtggaattaagaattaaaaaagatATGTGCATGATAATTAGGACACAGTTTCTTGGTGAAACAC from Elaeis guineensis isolate ETL-2024a chromosome 9, EG11, whole genome shotgun sequence includes these protein-coding regions:
- the LOC140851768 gene encoding NADPH-dependent pterin aldehyde reductase-like encodes the protein MTVVLKGAGAPRTVLITGVSRGLGRALALELAKRGHTIIGFARSQEKIDALLAELPSDDPAPSSSPSKHLIIQADVRSDSSIKELARLVVETRRVPDIIVNNAGTINKNNKIWDVSAEEFDMVIDTNIKGVANILRNFLPVMIEKKRGIIVNTSSGWGRSAAAEVAPYCASKWAIEGLTRSVAKELPPGVAVVALSPGVVNTEMLASCFGSSSALYQTPESWAPKAATFILNLTVEDNGASLTV